From Paraburkholderia sabiae, a single genomic window includes:
- a CDS encoding 2-aminoethylphosphonate ABC transporter permease subunit: protein MSSLSSPDSIAASRDAQRAATAASHAAAKRRRERLSQWHLLFLLVVVLGPLVIYPLIRLVLLSLTGAHGLTFHAYAAFFQNPETSGVIGTTLWILFASAGLASILGVALASLLFFKPFPGARLVTRFLELFVAFPSFLVAFTLIFLYGSQGSVSIGLQRLFHLEAPPLDFLFGIGGVILAEVVFYAPFVVRPTLASFALLDMRLIEAARSLGANSLMVAFRVILPLAWPGIAAGTILCFLLTLNEFGILLVLGSAHLITLPVAIYSSATVDLDLPTAAAGAVVMLAMSLSLYALYRQVNRRKVGGAK, encoded by the coding sequence ATGTCGTCCTTATCAAGCCCTGATTCGATCGCCGCGTCGCGAGATGCGCAGCGCGCCGCGACGGCGGCTTCGCACGCGGCCGCGAAGCGCCGCCGCGAGCGGCTGTCGCAATGGCATCTGCTGTTTTTGCTGGTGGTCGTGCTCGGGCCGCTCGTGATCTATCCGCTGATCCGTCTCGTATTGCTCAGCCTGACGGGCGCGCATGGCCTGACGTTCCACGCGTATGCGGCGTTCTTCCAGAACCCGGAAACGAGCGGCGTGATCGGCACGACGCTGTGGATTCTGTTCGCCAGCGCGGGTCTCGCGTCGATACTCGGGGTGGCGCTCGCGTCGCTGCTGTTCTTCAAGCCGTTTCCGGGCGCGCGCCTCGTCACGCGTTTTCTGGAGCTGTTCGTCGCGTTCCCGTCGTTTCTGGTCGCGTTCACGCTGATCTTTCTGTACGGCTCGCAAGGCTCGGTGAGTATCGGCCTGCAACGGCTCTTCCATCTCGAAGCGCCGCCGCTCGATTTCCTGTTCGGCATCGGCGGCGTGATTCTCGCGGAAGTGGTGTTCTACGCGCCGTTCGTCGTGCGTCCGACGCTCGCGTCGTTCGCGCTGCTCGACATGCGTCTGATCGAGGCGGCGCGCAGTCTCGGCGCGAACAGCTTGATGGTCGCGTTCCGCGTGATCCTGCCGCTTGCGTGGCCGGGCATCGCGGCGGGCACGATCCTGTGTTTTCTGCTGACGCTCAATGAGTTCGGCATTCTGCTCGTGCTCGGCAGCGCGCATCTGATCACGCTGCCCGTGGCGATCTACAGTTCGGCCACCGTCGATCTCGATCTGCCGACGGCGGCGGCGGGCGCCGTCGTGATGCTGGCGATGTCGCTGTCGTTGTACGCGCTGTATCGCCAGGTGAACAGGCGCAAGGTGGGAGGAGCGAAGTAA
- the phnS gene encoding 2-aminoethylphosphonate ABC transporter substrate-binding protein, translated as MKKTDHHRSTGHIARHARKLLPALVAAAAFGGAMSAHAAGAVVLYTADGLENLYKDVLPAFEKQEGVKVNIVTAGSGEVVNRATVEKDAPKADVLVTLPPFIQQAAQGGLLQNYQSVNYKNVPAIAKASDGAWATFVNNYFSFAINPEVVKNQPKTFADLLHPDYSGKVAYSNPATAGDGMAVIILTTSLMGEDKAFDYLKKLEQSAKFHTKGTGYLDVLLSRNEIAVANGDLQMDLDDAANGGLSLKPIFLAADAGGQPTTFQLPYAIGLIKNGPNQAAGKKLIDYLMSTEVQSKVPDIFGIPGRTDVALSGKNGAAVKQAISGVKLIPVDWNQVMAKKADWTARWKSEVIGNSGKQLEVVKPK; from the coding sequence ATGAAGAAGACGGATCACCATCGCTCGACGGGTCATATCGCTCGCCATGCGCGCAAGCTGCTGCCCGCGCTGGTCGCGGCGGCCGCGTTCGGCGGCGCGATGTCCGCGCACGCAGCAGGCGCAGTCGTGCTGTACACGGCTGACGGCCTCGAGAATCTCTATAAGGACGTGCTGCCCGCGTTCGAAAAGCAGGAAGGCGTGAAGGTCAACATCGTGACGGCTGGCAGCGGCGAAGTCGTGAACCGCGCCACGGTCGAAAAAGACGCACCGAAGGCAGACGTGCTCGTCACGCTGCCGCCGTTCATCCAGCAGGCGGCGCAAGGCGGCCTGCTGCAGAACTATCAGAGCGTGAATTACAAGAACGTGCCGGCCATCGCGAAGGCGTCCGACGGCGCGTGGGCGACGTTCGTGAACAACTATTTCTCGTTCGCGATCAACCCGGAAGTCGTGAAGAACCAGCCGAAGACGTTCGCCGACCTGCTGCACCCGGACTACAGTGGCAAGGTCGCTTACTCGAATCCGGCGACGGCGGGCGACGGCATGGCCGTGATCATCCTGACGACGTCGCTGATGGGCGAAGACAAGGCGTTCGACTACCTGAAGAAGCTCGAGCAGAGCGCGAAGTTCCACACGAAGGGGACGGGCTACCTCGACGTGCTGCTCTCGCGTAACGAAATCGCGGTGGCGAACGGCGATCTGCAGATGGATCTCGACGACGCAGCCAACGGCGGCCTCTCGCTCAAGCCGATCTTCCTCGCAGCCGATGCGGGCGGCCAGCCGACCACGTTCCAGCTGCCGTACGCGATCGGCCTGATCAAGAACGGTCCGAACCAGGCGGCAGGCAAGAAGCTGATCGACTATCTGATGTCGACGGAAGTGCAGTCGAAGGTGCCGGACATCTTCGGCATTCCGGGCCGCACGGACGTGGCGCTGTCGGGCAAGAACGGCGCGGCCGTCAAGCAGGCGATTTCCGGCGTCAAGCTGATCCCCGTCGACTGGAATCAGGTGATGGCGAAGAAGGCTGACTGGACGGCTCGCTGGAAGAGCGAAGTGATCGGCAATTCGGGCAAGCAGCTCGAAGTCGTCAAGCCGAAATAA
- a CDS encoding DMT family transporter yields MLVVFNAVVFVVLWSTGFVVARAIKPFADPNLFLLARFGGTALLFMAAALVARVEWPTGRALGKHLIAGALLQGVYLGAGYWAVAQGMSAGIMALLGALQPLLTAAVAAPLFGERLSGRGWTGMMLGLVGVALVLEPKLVAAPSPVVQGHAGDVPQWLVIGVSILAVCAITAGTLIQKTSLSKADIRSASAVQNFGAAVVVLVFALALGEHKWIPSPTLWMSLAWGIVMLSGVSVTLLVWMVRRGDASRATALLFLAPPLAALEGYVGFGETLTAIQVAGFVVALIGVLLARS; encoded by the coding sequence ATGCTGGTTGTCTTCAATGCCGTTGTCTTCGTCGTTCTCTGGTCGACGGGTTTCGTGGTCGCGCGCGCGATCAAACCTTTCGCCGATCCCAATCTCTTCCTGCTCGCGCGTTTCGGCGGCACGGCGCTGCTGTTCATGGCGGCGGCGCTCGTCGCGCGCGTCGAATGGCCGACGGGCCGCGCGCTCGGCAAGCATCTGATCGCGGGCGCGCTGCTGCAAGGCGTCTATCTCGGCGCAGGATACTGGGCTGTCGCGCAAGGCATGAGCGCGGGCATCATGGCGCTGCTCGGCGCGCTGCAGCCGCTGCTGACGGCCGCCGTGGCCGCGCCGCTGTTCGGCGAACGTCTGTCGGGGCGCGGCTGGACAGGCATGATGCTCGGTCTCGTCGGCGTCGCGCTGGTGCTCGAACCGAAACTCGTGGCAGCGCCCTCGCCCGTCGTGCAAGGCCATGCGGGCGACGTGCCGCAATGGCTGGTGATCGGCGTGTCGATTCTGGCCGTGTGCGCGATCACGGCGGGCACGCTGATCCAGAAGACGTCGCTGTCGAAAGCCGATATCCGCAGCGCGAGCGCCGTGCAGAACTTCGGCGCGGCTGTGGTCGTGCTGGTGTTCGCGCTGGCGCTCGGCGAGCACAAATGGATTCCGTCGCCGACGCTCTGGATGTCGCTCGCGTGGGGCATCGTGATGCTGTCGGGCGTGAGCGTCACGCTGCTGGTGTGGATGGTGCGGCGCGGCGACGCGTCGCGCGCGACGGCGCTGCTATTTCTCGCGCCGCCGCTGGCCGCGCTCGAAGGCTATGTCGGCTTCGGCGAAACGCTGACGGCGATTCAGGTGGCGGGCTTCGTCGTCGCGCTGATCGGAGTTTTGCTGGCGCGGTCGTGA
- a CDS encoding 2-aminoethylphosphonate--pyruvate transaminase — MPENDPILLTPGPLTTSPATRQAMLRDWGSWDAAFNRMTQSVCADLVEIVHGENEYVCVPLQGSGTFAVEAALGTLVPRDGRVLVPNNGAYCARIVKVLQRMGIAYVELPLREDEPVSAAAIEDAFNSDPRITHVAQVHLETSAGLLNPLDEIAAVCKHHGKSLIVDAMSSFGALPIDLRAGGIDALVSASGKCLEGVPGMGFVIVRRSVLEACEGRSPSLALDLYDQFAYMQKTTQWRFTPPTHVLAALRTALDQFIAEGGQPARGARYARNCAALVDGMKALGFETFLAADVQAPVIVTFHAPRDPKWQFAEFYAAVREAGYVLYPGKLTQVETFRVGCIGSIDTNEMHNAVAAIGRTLANLGISVK; from the coding sequence ATTCCTGAAAACGACCCGATCCTGCTCACGCCGGGACCGCTGACGACCTCGCCCGCCACGCGTCAGGCGATGCTGCGCGACTGGGGTTCGTGGGACGCCGCGTTCAACCGCATGACGCAAAGCGTCTGCGCCGATCTCGTCGAGATCGTACATGGCGAAAATGAGTACGTCTGCGTGCCGCTCCAGGGCAGCGGCACATTCGCCGTCGAAGCCGCGCTCGGCACGCTGGTGCCGCGCGACGGCCGCGTGCTCGTGCCGAACAACGGCGCGTACTGCGCGCGCATCGTCAAGGTGCTGCAGCGCATGGGCATCGCGTATGTGGAATTGCCGTTGCGCGAAGACGAACCCGTGAGCGCCGCCGCAATCGAAGACGCGTTCAACAGCGATCCGCGCATCACGCACGTCGCGCAGGTGCATCTGGAAACGAGCGCGGGCCTGCTCAATCCGCTCGACGAGATCGCCGCCGTCTGCAAGCACCACGGCAAAAGCCTGATCGTCGACGCGATGAGTTCGTTCGGCGCGCTGCCCATCGACTTGCGCGCGGGCGGCATCGATGCGCTCGTGTCGGCGAGCGGCAAGTGTCTGGAAGGCGTGCCCGGCATGGGCTTCGTGATCGTGCGGCGCAGCGTGCTCGAAGCGTGCGAAGGACGTTCGCCGTCGCTCGCGCTCGATCTGTACGACCAGTTCGCGTACATGCAAAAAACCACACAATGGCGCTTTACGCCACCGACGCACGTGCTCGCCGCGCTGCGCACGGCCCTCGACCAGTTCATCGCGGAAGGCGGCCAGCCGGCCCGCGGCGCGCGTTACGCGCGCAACTGCGCGGCGCTTGTCGACGGCATGAAGGCGCTCGGCTTCGAGACGTTTCTCGCGGCCGACGTGCAGGCGCCCGTGATCGTCACGTTCCACGCGCCGCGCGATCCGAAGTGGCAATTTGCGGAGTTTTATGCAGCCGTGCGCGAGGCCGGCTATGTGCTGTATCCGGGCAAGCTCACGCAGGTGGAGACGTTCCGCGTCGGCTGCATCGGTTCGATCGACACGAACGAGATGCACAACGCCGTCGCGGCGATCGGCCGGACGCTGGCGAACCTCGGGATCAGCGTGAAATGA
- a CDS encoding DeoR/GlpR family DNA-binding transcription regulator has product MLAEQRHQYILAKVTKTGALSVAELVRELNVSRETIRRDLNALAERGLIVTTHGGALSSDRREPDLDTRDAANASAKRAIGERAAQLVPDGASVIIDSGSTTHAVARALTDRHRLTVYTNDWRIALLLGRRNDNRVTLLGGELSDNEDAAFGLDTITQLSHYHADFALIGAGGITPDAQLSDYSRMAAEVRSKMIGAGATVIIVADNSKFGRVTPVRIEGLELARYVVTELAPDRALAKAITARGPEILIA; this is encoded by the coding sequence ATGCTGGCAGAACAACGTCACCAATACATACTGGCTAAGGTCACAAAGACGGGCGCGCTATCGGTCGCCGAGCTGGTTCGCGAACTCAACGTATCGCGCGAAACGATCCGCCGCGATCTGAACGCACTGGCCGAGCGCGGCCTGATCGTGACGACGCACGGCGGCGCGTTGTCGAGCGACCGGCGCGAGCCGGATCTCGATACACGCGATGCCGCGAACGCCAGCGCGAAGCGCGCGATCGGCGAGCGCGCGGCACAACTGGTGCCTGACGGCGCATCGGTGATCATCGATTCGGGCAGCACGACGCACGCCGTCGCGCGCGCGCTCACGGACCGCCACCGCCTGACCGTCTACACGAACGACTGGCGCATCGCGCTGCTGCTCGGCCGCCGCAACGACAATCGCGTGACGCTCCTGGGCGGCGAGCTGTCGGACAACGAAGACGCCGCGTTCGGCCTCGACACGATCACGCAGCTGTCGCACTACCACGCGGATTTCGCGCTGATCGGCGCGGGCGGCATCACGCCCGACGCGCAGCTGTCCGACTACTCGCGCATGGCAGCCGAAGTGCGCAGCAAGATGATCGGCGCCGGCGCGACCGTGATCATCGTCGCCGACAACTCGAAGTTCGGCCGCGTGACGCCCGTGCGCATCGAAGGGCTGGAGCTGGCGCGCTACGTCGTTACGGAACTCGCGCCGGATCGTGCGCTCGCGAAGGCGATCACTGCACGCGGCCCCGAAATCCTGATCGCGTGA
- the phnV gene encoding 2-aminoethylphosphonate ABC transport system, membrane component PhnV, with protein MSDVDQTVLPAVHHRARPVQHGLFARAAGALFMAFAALLCFWLFVLPVIVVALSSVAAHWSGTILPDGFSMRWFERLGGSDFDALVTSLQIGFGVAILGTILGLWLALALEGRDRRGIGALVDTIAMVPNGVPSVVLGLAVLIAYHKKPVDLSSSAAIVVFVQLALVLPFCYRCAAAALRPELTVLREAAASLGAPPSMVLRRVVLPQLVPAIRASLALGFALSLGELGATLTVYPPGFATVPIVVVGQVERGYYLPASALSLILLIASLAALLLIAARVPRRRVD; from the coding sequence ATGTCCGACGTCGATCAAACCGTGCTGCCCGCCGTGCATCATCGCGCGCGGCCCGTTCAGCACGGACTCTTCGCGCGTGCCGCGGGCGCGCTGTTCATGGCGTTCGCTGCGCTGCTGTGTTTCTGGCTGTTCGTGCTGCCCGTGATCGTGGTCGCGCTGTCGAGCGTCGCCGCGCACTGGTCGGGCACGATCCTGCCCGACGGCTTCAGCATGCGCTGGTTCGAGCGCCTCGGCGGCAGTGACTTCGATGCGCTCGTCACCAGTCTGCAGATTGGCTTCGGCGTCGCGATTCTCGGCACGATCCTCGGACTGTGGCTCGCGCTGGCGCTCGAAGGACGCGACCGGCGCGGAATCGGCGCGCTCGTCGATACGATCGCGATGGTGCCCAACGGTGTGCCGAGCGTCGTGCTCGGGCTGGCCGTGCTGATCGCGTATCACAAGAAGCCCGTCGATCTGTCGAGTTCCGCCGCGATCGTCGTGTTCGTGCAACTCGCGCTCGTTCTGCCGTTCTGCTATCGCTGCGCGGCGGCTGCGCTGCGCCCCGAACTGACCGTGTTGCGCGAAGCGGCCGCGAGCCTCGGTGCGCCGCCGTCGATGGTGCTGCGCCGCGTCGTGCTGCCGCAACTCGTGCCCGCGATCCGTGCGTCGCTCGCACTGGGCTTCGCGTTGTCGCTCGGCGAACTCGGCGCGACGCTCACTGTTTATCCGCCTGGCTTTGCAACTGTGCCGATCGTCGTCGTCGGGCAAGTGGAGCGCGGCTACTACCTGCCGGCATCGGCGCTTTCGCTGATTCTGCTGATCGCGTCGCTGGCCGCGCTGCTCCTGATTGCCGCCCGCGTGCCGCGGCGCCGCGTGGACTGA
- the phnT gene encoding 2-aminoethylphosphonate ABC transport system ATP-binding subunit PhnT encodes MNTATTLAGSGALDVTPRAEGVAQTGAPGGVQIDHLTVRFGSRTVLDDLSLTIERGELLTVLGRSGCGKTTLLRFIAGFIEADGLAGTLTVAGRDLTHVPPHKRNLGLLFQSYALFPHLSVFENVAFGLRARRISAKEIARRVADALKLVQLGDAGHVMPAQLSGGMQQRVALARALVIEPDVLLLDEPLSALDANLRASVRSELKALHERLPNLTIVCVTHDQDDALVLSDRTLLMREGHIAQLGTPQELYDQPNDAFVARYLGAANLLPPNVAFPIGDARYGERDRVACLRPESMRIVPLGEGQLHGTISTVEWYGSVLAVQVALDAMPNDPVQVSMQRGTGVTPEKGVRISLRYEADDVVLIKP; translated from the coding sequence GTGAACACTGCAACAACTCTTGCCGGTTCCGGCGCGCTCGACGTCACGCCGCGGGCGGAAGGCGTCGCGCAGACAGGCGCGCCAGGCGGCGTGCAGATCGATCACCTGACCGTGCGTTTCGGCTCGCGCACGGTGCTCGACGATCTGTCGCTGACGATCGAGCGCGGCGAACTGCTGACCGTGCTCGGACGAAGCGGCTGCGGCAAGACGACGTTGCTGCGCTTCATCGCCGGGTTCATCGAGGCTGACGGGCTGGCCGGCACGCTGACGGTCGCGGGCCGCGATCTCACGCACGTGCCGCCGCACAAGCGCAATCTGGGTCTGCTGTTCCAGAGCTATGCGCTGTTTCCGCATTTGTCCGTATTCGAGAACGTCGCGTTCGGTCTGCGCGCGCGGCGCATCTCGGCAAAAGAAATCGCGCGGCGTGTCGCCGATGCGCTGAAGCTCGTGCAGCTCGGCGATGCCGGCCACGTGATGCCCGCGCAACTGTCGGGCGGCATGCAGCAGCGCGTGGCGCTGGCGCGCGCGCTCGTGATCGAGCCCGACGTGCTGCTGCTCGACGAACCGCTTTCCGCGCTCGACGCCAATCTGCGCGCGTCGGTGCGTTCCGAACTGAAGGCGCTGCATGAGCGCCTTCCCAATCTGACGATCGTCTGCGTGACGCACGATCAGGACGACGCGCTCGTGCTGTCCGACCGCACGCTGCTGATGCGCGAAGGTCATATCGCGCAACTCGGCACGCCGCAGGAACTGTACGACCAGCCGAACGATGCGTTCGTCGCGCGCTATCTCGGCGCGGCCAATCTGCTGCCGCCGAACGTCGCGTTTCCGATCGGCGATGCGCGCTACGGTGAGCGCGACCGCGTCGCGTGCCTGCGCCCGGAGTCGATGCGGATCGTGCCGCTCGGCGAAGGCCAGTTGCACGGCACGATCTCGACGGTCGAATGGTACGGCTCGGTGCTGGCCGTGCAGGTCGCCCTCGACGCGATGCCCAACGACCCTGTGCAGGTGTCGATGCAGCGCGGCACCGGCGTGACGCCTGAAAAGGGCGTGCGAATCTCCTTGCGTTACGAGGCAGACGATGTCGTCCTTATCAAGCCCTGA
- a CDS encoding L,D-transpeptidase has translation MTSKKDNNMFIPPARETADSQIGNLRIDDGELRGDRIASALRACLRRRALSLSVALAAALAVPAFAQNVPQIAPQTSPQDAANPAVDASGVATHDAVGGMDPRRAFLMRDVFASSVTRRLKVPAAEQRAYGERLQQALAQNDLGNLSAEYVVLVDRSENVQALFIYFRATPSDAWQMIGASPVATGRPGQYDHFITPLGVFEHTPDNMDFRAEGTMNQNGIRGYGNHDMRIFDLGWAQGERGWGKGGMSQMRFQMHATDPDRLEPILGIRHSKGCVRIPASLNVFLDHYGILDRDYEALVAEGRSLWVLHSNRVATPWAGRYIVVVDSQRKARPAWSPAPSGKARAKVPANADTAD, from the coding sequence ATGACTAGCAAAAAAGACAACAACATGTTTATTCCGCCTGCACGAGAGACGGCGGATTCGCAGATCGGTAATCTGCGCATCGATGACGGGGAGTTGCGCGGCGACAGGATCGCATCGGCGCTGCGTGCATGCTTGCGTCGGCGGGCGTTATCGCTGTCCGTTGCGCTTGCCGCGGCGCTCGCCGTGCCCGCGTTCGCGCAGAATGTGCCGCAAATTGCGCCGCAAACCTCACCGCAAGACGCCGCCAATCCTGCCGTCGATGCATCCGGTGTCGCGACGCACGATGCCGTCGGCGGAATGGATCCGCGCCGCGCGTTCCTGATGCGCGATGTGTTCGCGAGCAGCGTCACCCGTCGTCTGAAAGTGCCCGCCGCCGAACAGCGCGCGTACGGCGAGCGTCTGCAGCAGGCGCTCGCGCAGAACGATCTGGGCAACCTGTCGGCCGAATATGTGGTGCTCGTCGATCGCAGCGAGAACGTGCAGGCGCTTTTCATCTATTTTCGCGCGACGCCGTCCGACGCCTGGCAGATGATCGGCGCGTCGCCCGTCGCGACGGGCCGTCCCGGTCAGTACGATCACTTCATCACGCCGCTCGGCGTGTTCGAGCACACGCCGGACAACATGGATTTCCGCGCGGAAGGCACGATGAACCAGAACGGCATCCGCGGCTACGGCAATCACGACATGCGCATCTTCGATCTCGGCTGGGCGCAAGGCGAGCGCGGCTGGGGCAAGGGCGGCATGTCGCAGATGCGCTTTCAGATGCACGCCACCGACCCCGACAGGCTCGAACCGATTCTCGGCATCCGCCACTCGAAAGGCTGTGTGCGGATTCCGGCGTCGCTGAACGTGTTCCTCGATCATTACGGCATTCTCGATCGCGATTACGAGGCGCTCGTCGCCGAAGGGCGCTCGCTGTGGGTGCTGCATTCGAACCGCGTCGCGACGCCGTGGGCGGGGCGCTATATCGTCGTCGTCGATTCGCAGCGCAAGGCGCGGCCCGCGTGGTCGCCGGCGCCGAGCGGCAAGGCGCGCGCGAAGGTGCCGGCCAACGCCGACACGGCCGACTAG
- a CDS encoding ABC1 kinase family protein, translating to MPPLFRRLRLLFHALRYGARLIWLAAPEHHKLHWIVTLASRVHESPGGRAGVHRALPNLGPLASAFAESLARRPELATGTLHDAIDAVSHLETPLPPDQVEHAIAAALGRPVSTLFAAIDLTPAKNGLAEQTHVARLIEPVNGHRDLAIKLIRAQQVQEIADEAALLRWVARWMEKLSKNARRLKLRELAETFTQEILRRFDLRAEAANLSQTAHHFDGDKRLAIPAVIWELCTDRTLAMQHIESLPALDLGGLSARGVKLVPLAEHIIEVVTEQAFEHGFFHATLDARRVRVSIEPDTLGRIVLADFAVMSSLSSQEREFFVHGATALFDQDYGRLAHLHRDAGHVSQDTRPEKLEAELRTRAEGHFAPESHERSAGALFHHLLFAVHPFGGAVPARLAAAQRAFGQAEMLANALHPGVDSWKIARSVLATLARRERDHRGWVKHLAQELPHLAHLVPRIPQLAVRYLQHQHEVTHVRQQTQLVSDVLLEYRRTRTLLWACTVCGGLLGAIAVLLAY from the coding sequence ATGCCGCCTCTGTTTCGCCGACTACGACTGCTGTTTCACGCGCTGCGCTACGGCGCGCGCCTCATCTGGCTCGCCGCGCCCGAGCATCACAAGCTGCACTGGATCGTCACGCTTGCTTCGCGCGTGCATGAATCGCCGGGCGGCCGCGCGGGCGTGCACCGCGCGCTGCCCAATCTCGGACCGCTGGCGAGCGCCTTCGCGGAATCGCTGGCGCGCCGCCCCGAACTCGCGACGGGCACGCTGCACGACGCCATCGACGCCGTCAGCCACCTCGAAACGCCGTTGCCGCCCGACCAGGTCGAACACGCGATCGCGGCGGCGCTCGGACGCCCCGTGTCGACGCTCTTCGCCGCGATCGACCTGACGCCCGCGAAAAACGGACTGGCCGAACAGACGCACGTCGCGCGGCTCATCGAGCCGGTCAACGGACATCGCGATCTCGCGATCAAGCTCATACGTGCCCAGCAAGTCCAGGAAATCGCCGACGAAGCCGCCTTGCTACGCTGGGTCGCGCGCTGGATGGAAAAGCTGTCGAAGAACGCGCGCCGTCTTAAGCTGCGCGAACTCGCCGAGACCTTCACGCAAGAGATCCTGCGCCGCTTCGATCTGCGCGCCGAGGCCGCGAACCTGAGTCAAACCGCGCATCATTTCGACGGCGACAAGCGGCTCGCGATTCCCGCCGTGATCTGGGAGCTGTGCACGGACCGCACGCTCGCGATGCAGCATATCGAGTCGCTGCCCGCGCTCGACCTCGGCGGTCTGTCGGCACGCGGCGTGAAACTCGTGCCGCTCGCCGAGCACATCATCGAAGTGGTCACCGAACAGGCCTTCGAGCACGGCTTCTTCCACGCGACACTCGACGCCCGGCGCGTGCGCGTGAGCATAGAGCCGGACACGCTGGGACGCATCGTGCTGGCGGACTTCGCGGTGATGTCGAGTCTGTCGTCGCAGGAGCGAGAGTTTTTCGTGCATGGCGCGACGGCGCTGTTCGATCAGGACTATGGACGTCTCGCGCATCTGCATCGCGATGCCGGACACGTGTCGCAGGACACGCGCCCCGAGAAGCTCGAAGCCGAATTGCGCACGCGCGCCGAAGGGCATTTCGCGCCGGAGTCGCACGAGCGCTCGGCGGGCGCGCTGTTCCATCATCTGCTTTTCGCCGTGCATCCGTTCGGCGGCGCCGTGCCGGCGCGTCTCGCAGCCGCGCAGCGCGCGTTCGGTCAGGCGGAAATGCTGGCAAACGCGCTGCATCCGGGCGTCGATTCGTGGAAGATCGCGCGCTCCGTGCTGGCGACGCTCGCGCGCCGCGAACGCGATCATCGCGGCTGGGTCAAGCATCTCGCGCAGGAATTGCCGCATCTCGCGCATCTGGTGCCGCGCATTCCGCAGCTCGCGGTGCGCTATCTGCAGCATCAGCACGAGGTGACTCACGTCAGGCAGCAGACGCAACTCGTCAGCGACGTGCTGCTCGAATACCGGCGCACGCGCACGCTGCTGTGGGCGTGCACGGTCTGCGGCGGGCTGCTCGGGGCGATTGCGGTGCTGCTGGCGTACTGA
- a CDS encoding phosphonate utilization associated transcriptional regulator, giving the protein MTENMEIESGDRIEVVRRHSLTALVRDEIERHIVDGKLTPGDKLNEAEWAARLQVSRGPVREAFRALEQAGLVRNEKNRGVFVRTVSLAEADEIYAVRAVLEEAACRMLAPRIDAAQLAVLRAHVEAMRAALDAGDHDAYTRSNVAFHDAIVATAGNAKLYETYRRLVGELSLFRRAALSVRGDAMEQSLAEHRAILSALAARDADEAARRMLAHVDGGRRRAHEAVEPGVSDASAASDESDDDDNGLSALLA; this is encoded by the coding sequence ATGACCGAAAATATGGAAATTGAGTCGGGCGACAGAATCGAGGTGGTCAGGCGGCATTCGCTGACGGCGCTGGTGCGCGACGAGATCGAGCGCCACATCGTCGACGGCAAGCTCACGCCCGGCGACAAACTGAACGAAGCCGAATGGGCCGCGCGTCTGCAGGTGTCGCGCGGGCCGGTGCGCGAGGCGTTTCGCGCGCTGGAGCAGGCGGGGCTCGTGCGCAACGAGAAGAATCGCGGCGTGTTCGTGCGGACGGTGTCGCTGGCGGAAGCCGACGAGATCTACGCGGTACGCGCCGTGCTCGAAGAGGCAGCGTGCCGGATGCTCGCGCCGCGCATCGATGCCGCGCAACTGGCCGTACTGCGCGCGCATGTCGAAGCGATGCGCGCCGCGCTCGATGCCGGCGATCACGATGCGTACACGCGCTCGAATGTGGCGTTTCACGATGCGATCGTCGCGACGGCGGGCAACGCCAAGCTGTATGAGACGTATCGCAGGCTGGTCGGCGAACTGAGTCTGTTCCGGCGCGCGGCGCTCAGCGTGCGTGGCGATGCGATGGAGCAGTCGCTCGCCGAGCATCGCGCGATCTTGTCTGCGCTCGCCGCGCGTGACGCAGATGAAGCCGCGCGACGCATGCTCGCGCATGTGGACGGCGGCAGGCGGCGCGCGCATGAGGCGGTCGAGCCGGGTGTATCGGACGCGTCGGCCGCGTCGGACGAAAGCGATGACGATGACAACGGGCTGAGCGCGCTGCTCGCCTGA